ACGCCGTGGGACGTCCGAGGTAGTCTCACGGGCGCGTGCAGATTGCAAAGAACGGCAAGCCGGCAGCAGCGCTCATCAGTCCTGAGGGCTTTGAACTGCTTGTACAGCTGGAGATGCCTCTTGGCCTCTCGGAATACTGGCCGCCAAGGCTGCAGATGACGGAGGTTGCGCAGGCTTGGACGAGCTACGCCCTGAGTTTGGCGCGTGATCCCATACATCGTCGAGCTCGCCACCGCTGCCGCGAAAGAACTTCAGAAACTGGATACAGGGGTTGGCCGTCGCATCCTCGCCGGACAATGGCCACCCCGGACGGGCAGCAAACCTAGCCACCCCCACCTCATAGTGTCCCGGTGGGCTCGAACTGGATCCAGGCCCACAAGCCGCCAAGGCTTGTCGGGGAGAGCAATGCGTAGCGGATACGCGTCGGGGACTACCAGAGTGCTTTACGACGTCGATGGTGGACGGCTGCTTGCCACTGTTCGAGGCGCCCACCGGCGGCAGGTGTACAAGTAGCCGGCGGATTTGCCCCTGTCTTGTTGGTGTGTGGTGGGGTGGGTTGTGTTTGATTTGCGTTGGGGGTGGGTGGCTGTGTAGTGTTCTATCTGTTGCTTGCGCGACGCTGGGCACCCTGCTTGCGGGGAAGGGCCCGCCATGTCGCAAGAAGCCAAAACCCTTAATTATTTGAATGAATACAGTCGTCTTTTCGATTGGGTTTGTTTGGTTGGAATGTGGGATTTGTGGGATTTATGGAGTGATGAGCCGCACAGGGTGCGGATTGGACAAAGTGAATTCCGATGAAATAAAGTATAGATGTTGTGCCGATGAAATCTAAGTGAGAAAAACATTTAGTGATTACTCGGACGCGGTTGTTGTTTGAGAACTCAATAGTGTGCCAAGTTTTATTGATACCAATTTATTGTTTTATGGATTGGTTATTTGGTTGTGTGTTGCCGCCCCTGTGGTGATGCATGATCGTTTAGCTGGTTTCGAATTTAGTGCATGGCTTCGTGTCTTTTTCCGGTGCGTTGTTGTGTGTCTGTTTGTTTTATTAACGGAGAGTTTGATCCTGGCTCAGGATGAACGCTGGCGGCGTGCTTAACACATGCAAGTCGAACGATGATCCGGTGCTTGCATCGGGGATTAGTGGCGAACGGGTGAGTAACACGTGAGTAACCTGCCCTTAACTCTGGGATAAGCCTGGGAAACTGGGTCTAATACTGGATATTGACTTTCTGCCGCATGGTGGGGGGTTGAAAGCTTTTGTGGTTTTGGATGGACTCGCGGCCTATCAGCTTGTTGGTGGGGTAATGGCCTACCAAGGCGACGACGGGTAGCCGGCCTGAGAGGGTGACCGGCCACACTGGGACTGAGACACGGCCCAGACTCCTACGGGAGGCAGCAGTGGGGAATATTGCACAATGGGCGCAAGCCTGATGCAGCGACGCCGCGTGAGGGATGACGGCCTTCGGGTTGTAAACCTCTTTCAGTAGGGAACAAGGCCGCACGTTGTGTGGTTGAGGGTACTTGCAGAAGAAGCGCCGGCTAACTACGTGCCAGCAGCCGCGGTAATACGTAGGGCGCAAGCGTTATCCGGAATTATTGGGCGTAAAGAGCTCGTAGGCGGTTTGTCGCGTCTGCCGTGAAAGTCCGGGGCTCAACTCCGGATCTGCGGTGGGTACGGGCAGACTAGAGTGATGTAGGGGAGACTGGAATTCCTGGTGTAGCGGTGAAATGCGCAGATATCAGGAGGAACACCGATGGCGAAGGCAGGTCTCTGGGCATTAACTGACGCTGAGGAGCGAAAGCATGGGGAGCGAACAGGATTAGATACCCTGGTAGTCCATGCCGTAAACGTTGGGCACTAGGTGTGGGGGACATTCCACGTTTTCCGCGCCGTAGCTAACGCATTAAGTGCCCCGCCTGGGGAGTACGGCCGCAAGGCTAAAACTCAAAGGAATTGACGGGGGCCCGCACAAGCGGCGGAGCATGCGGATTAATTCGATGCAACGCGAAGAACCTTACCAAGGCTTGACATGGACTGGAAACGCCCGGAAACGGGTGCCCCGCTTGCGGCCGGTTTACAGGTGGTGCATGGTTGTCGTCAGCTCGTGTCGTGAGATGTTGGGTTAAGTCCCGCAACGAGCGCAACCCTCGTTCTATGTTGCCAGCGGGTAGTGCCGGGGACTCATGGGAGACTGCCGGGGTCAACTCGGAGGAAGGTGGGGACGACGTCAAATCATCATGCCCCTTATGTCTTGGGCTTCACGCATGCTACAATGGCCGGTACAATGGGTTGCGATACTGTGAGGTGGAGCTAATCCCAAAAAGCCGGTCTCAGTTCGGATTGGGGTCTGCAACTCGACCCCATGAAGTCGGAGTCGCTAGTAATCGCAGATCAGCAACGCTGCGGTGAATACGTTCCCGGGCCTTGTACACACCGCCCGTCAAGTCACGAAAGTTGGTAACACCCGAAGCCCATGGCCCAACCCGCAAGGGAGGGAGTGGTCGAAGGTGGGACTGGCGATTGGGACTAAGTCGTAACAAGGTAGCCGTACCGGAAGGTGCGGCTGGATCACCTCCTTTCTAAGGAGCACCAGGCACCTGCACGGGGTCCGCATGGACCGTTCGTGGGGGGTGCGTGGAGTATGGCCTGCTGCCGGGACGCATGTTTCCGGGCGGGCCGCTCAAGGGTGGAATATCAATAAAGCAGGTGCCTGGCGGCACGGGCCGGCCCGGTTCTAGTACGGCTCCTTTTTTGCGCTTGCGTGGAAAGGGGGTGGGGAACGGATCATGGAGGGTTGGTTTGTGGTGTTGGGTGGTGTTTGGCACACTGTTGGGTCCTGGAACAACAACGTTCCCGTTGCCTTCCCTTGGTTGGGGGGGTGGGGGTGTTGTGTTTCGTGGTTTTCCCGTGCATGGCCGGTTCGCCGGGTGGTGCCGGTGCCCCTTTTTGGGGTGTTGGTGTTCCCTGGCGGGGTGGTGTGTGTTGGGGTTGTTGTTTGAGAACTATATAGTGAACGCGAGCATCTTATAAAGGAAGCAATTTCTTTGAGTATGTTTGAACCTGGATCTGATGCTGCCGGCGCCCTGTGGGGTGTTGGTGGTGGCGGTTTCATGGTTCTCTCGATAAGTGTTTTAGTGTGTGTTGACTGTTTTTTGTGGTCAAGTTTTTAAGGGCACACGGTGGATGCCTTGGCATTAGGAGCCGAAGAAGGACGTAGGAATCTGCGATAAGCCTCGGGGAGTTGATAACCGAACTTTGATCCGAGGGTGTCCGAATGGGGAAACCCCGCCACCGGTCGTGAGGCCAGGTGGTGACCCGCACCTGAATATATAGGGTGTGTGGGGGGAACGTGGGGAAGTGAAACATCTCAGTACCCACAGGAAGAGAAAACAATAGTGATTCCGTCAGTAGTGGCGAGCGAACGCGGATCAGGCTAAACCGTGCCATGTGTGATAGCCGGCGGGCGTTGCATGGTCGGGGTTGTGGGAGTTGCCGTACTGGTCCTGCCGGGCCGGTGGGGGGTTAGGTGCGTGTATAGGTGAAGGGCTTTGAATGGCCTGCCGTAGAGGGTGAGAGTCCCGTAACCGAAATGCATGGCACGCCTCCGGGTGATTTTTCCCAAGTAGCACGGGGCCCGAGAAATCCCGTGTGAATCTGTCAGGACCACCTGATAAGCCTAAATACTACCTAATGACCGATAGCGGACAAGTACCGTGAGGGAAAGGTGAAAAGTACCCCGGGAGGGGAGTGAAATAGTACCTGAAACCGTGTGCTTACAATCCGTCAGAGCCGCCGCGCCCCCTTGGGGGTGGTTGTTGTGGTGATGGCGTGCCTTTTGAAGAATGAGCCTGCGAGTTAGTGTTACGTCGCGAGGTTAACCCGTGTGGGGAAGCCGTAGCGAAAGCGAGTCTGAACAGGGCGTTGCAGTGGCGTGATCTAGACCCGAAGCGAAGTGATCTACCCATGGCCAGGTTGAAGCGTGTGTAAGAGCGCGTGGAGGACCGAACCCACTTCAGTTGAAAATGGAGGGGATGAGCTGTGGGTAGGGGTGAAAGGCCAATCAAACTTCGTGATAGCTGGTTCTCCCCGAAATGCATTTAGGTGCAGCGTTGCGTGTTTCTTGCTGGAGGTAGAGCTACTGGATGGCTAATGGGCCCTACAAGGTTACTGACGTCAGCCAAACTCCGAATGCCGGCAAGTGAGAGCGTGGCAGTGAGACTGTGGGGGATAAGCTTCATAGTCGAGAGGGAAACAGCCCAGACCACCAACTAAGGCCCCTAAGCGTGTGCTAAGTGGGAAAGGATGTGGGATTGCTTAGACAACCAGGAGGTTGGCTTAGAAGCAGCCATCCTTAAAAGAGTGCGTAATAGCTCACTGGTCAAGTGATTCCGCGCCGACAATGTAGCGGGGCTCAAGTACACCGCCGAAGTTGTGGATTTCAAACATGTACCCTAGCCGTGGATTCGTTCCGTGGTTCAGGGGTTTGGAGTGGTAGGGGAGCGTCGTGTGGGCATGGAAGCCGCAGTGTGAACTAGCGGTGGAGCCCACACGAGTGAGAATGCAGGCATGAGTAGCGAAAGACGGGTGAGAAACCCGTCCGCCGAATGATCAAGGGTTCCAGGGTCAAGCTAATCTGCCCTGGGTAAGTCGGGACCTAAGGCGAGGCCGACAGGCGTAGTCGATGGACAACGGGTTGATATTCCCGTACCGGTGAAGAACCGCCAATGTTGAGCCGGTGATACTAACCGCCCAAACCACCATTTGCGTGCCTTCGGGCCAGGAATGTGTGGGGCGCGTGGGAACTGAACCGGGGAGGCAAGCGTATTAACAGGTGTGACGCAGGAGGGTAGCCAAGCCGGGCGATGGTTGTCCCGGTCTAAGGATGTAGGGAACGCGATAGGCAAATCCGTCGCGTGGCCATTGGGTTGGCGCTCCTGAGATCTGACGGGACCCCCGCAAGGGGGAATTTGGTGATCCCATGCTGCCAAGAAAAGCATCGACGCGAGGTTCGGACCGCCCGTACCCCAAACCGACACAGGTGATCAGGTAGAGAATACCAAGGCGATCGAGAGAATTATGGTTAAGGAACTCGGCAAAATGCCCCCGTAACTTCGGGAGAAGGGGGGCCTGCCCCGTGAAGGGACCATCGCGTCCCGTGAGCGGGTGTGGGCCGCAGAGACCAGGGGGAAGCGACTGTTTACTAAAAACACAGGTCCGTGCGAAGTCGCAAGACGATGTATACGGACTGACTCCTGCCCGGTGCTGGAAGGTTAAGAGGACCGGTTAGCCGCACTCGTGCGGCGAAGCTGAGAATTTAAGCCCCAGTAAACGGCGGTGGTAACTATAACCATCCTAAGGTAGCGAAATTCCTTGTCGGGTAAGTTCCGACCTGCACGAATGGAGTAACGACTTCCCCGCTGTCTCAACCATAAACTCGGCGAAATTGCAGTACGAGTAAAGATGCTCGTTACGCGCAGCAGGACGGAAAGACCCCGAGACCTTTACTATAGTTTGGTATTGGTGTTCGGAGTGGCTTGTGTAGGATAGGTGGGAGACTGTGAAACCGTCACGCCAGTGGCGGCGGAGTCATCGTTGAAATACCACTCTGGTCACTTTGGACATCTAACTTCGGCCCGTAATCCGGGTCAGGGACAGTGCCTGATGGGTAGTTTAACTGGGGCGGTTGCCTCCTAAAGAGTAACGGAGGCGCCCAAAGGTTCCCTCAGCCTGGTTGGCAATCAGGTATCGAGTGTAAGTGCACAAGGGAGCTTGACTGTGAGACAGACATGTCGAGCAGGGACGAAAGTCGGGACTAGTGATCCGGCGGCACATTGTGGAATGGCCGTCGCTCAACGGATAAAAGGTACCTCGGGGATAACAGGCTGATCTTGCCCAAGAGTCCATATCGACGGCATGGTTTGGCACCTCGATGTCGGCTCGTCGCATCCTGGGGCTGGAGTAGGTCCCAAGGGTTGGGCTGTTCGCCCATTAAAGCGGTACGCGAGCTGGGTTTAGAACGTCGTGAGACAGTTCGGTCCCTATCCGCTGCGCGCGCAGGAAATTTGAGAAGGGCTGTCCTTAGTACGAGAGGACCGGGACGGACGAACCTCTGGTGTGTCAGTTGTACTGCCAAGTGCATCGCTGATTGGCTACGTTCGGATGGGATAACCGCTGAAAGCATCTAAGCGGGAAGCCCGCTTCAAGATGAGATTTCCATGCACCTAGCGTGTGAGAGGCCCCCAGCAGACCACTGGGTTGATAGGCCGGACGTGGAAGCGAGGACTAAAGACTCGTGAAGCCGACCGGTACTAATAGGCCGATAACTTACACCACAAAAACAACACCACATGCCCGCGTTCACTATATGGTTCCCCAACAACAAACCCAACAGGTTTGCGCCCCGGGAAAAACCAGCACACCCACCCACCCCCCCAAAGGGGCCGGGAAGGGCGTGTATAATCAAATACTGTTGTCCACAACAGGACACCAACTACAGAATTCCCCCGCACCACCGAAACCCCAACACCAAGGGGCCGGCACCGCGGGCGGAGGAAGAGTTACGGTGGTCATAGCGTGGGGGAAACGCCCGGTCCCATTCCGAACCCGGAAGCTAAGACCCACAGCGCCGATGGTACTGCATTCGAGAGGATGTGGGAGAGTAGGACACCGCCGGACAACACCAACAAGGGTAGAGGCCCCAACACACCAGTGTTGGGGCCTCCCCAACTTTAACAACCAACTACCACACGCCCGGATCAGACCGCCGCAGCCACCGCAATATTCTCAAGCCCCACCAGTCCGAACGGCAGGCCGAAAACCCCGTGGGAACCAATCGACGTCGTACGTAGTGACGGTGAAGGATGCCTCTGTAGGCTGGGAAGATGGACGGTATTTTTTCGCATGCTCCCAAGCGGCGTTCCGAATTCGCGCAGGGCAACGGACTCGAAGCACGGACTGCCGCAGTGCTAGTCCCCGTACAAGCCGAATTCGCCTTTGACGGCTTCACCGATGGCGTCCATCTGTGGTGGCCCATGGCGGCCTATAGCGGGTACGGTTCGGAAGCCCACGCCGGTTTCGAGGGTCGCAGGCTTATCGAGAACGCCCCGGACGGCCGTGAGCAGCTGTGGGCAGAAGTTCGGGAGTGGCTGCCGCCTTCGTCCCTGGGGCTCGACTGGTATTTGGCGGGGAATCCGCTCGCCCCGACGACCCTCACGGTGAAGTTTGACCCCGTCGAGCGAGGCACGCGCGTGACGCTCGTTCACAACGGCTGGGCCGACGGCGTACTGGGGCGGGAGCAATACGACAAGTACTGTGATTGGCCACTCATCTTGGCCAAGTACGCCAGATTCATGGGTGGGGCTCCGAGCCTCGACTAGACTGTAGTGGGGTCATTTGGGCCCAAGATTTTGGCAGTATGAGATCAATAGTGAAGAGCGGCTGTTACTGTGCCAGTTGGTGCGCTCAAAGGTTTAGGAGTCGGCATGGCTGAGCAACACGGTGGCAACCGCGAAGGAAATTCACAGGGACGCAGCGGCGGAGACTTTAACGGCGAAAACCGCGGCGTCTCCGGCGGCCGCCCCTACGGTGAACGTCCGCCCGCCGGGGATCGCAAGGAACGCAAACCCTACACCGGGCCCGATGACCGTGGCGGCCAGGGCGGCCGTCCCTACGGTGATCGTCCGGCCCGTTCGGGTGGGGACCGTCCCTACGGTAATCGTGACGACCGTGGCGGCCAGGGTGGCCGTCCCTACGGTGATCGTCCGGCCCGTTCGGGTGGGGACCGTCCCTACGGTAATCGTGACGACCGTGGCGGCCAGGGTGGCCGTCCCTACGGTGACCGTCCGGCCCGTTCGGGTGGGGACCGTCCGTACGGCAATCGTGACGACCGTGGCGGCCAGGGTGGCCGTCCCTACGGTGACCGTCCGGCCCGTTCGGGTGGGGACCGTCCGTACGGCAATCGTGACGACCGTGGCGGCCAGGGTGGCCGTCCCTACGGTGACCGTCCGGCCCGTTCGGGTGGGGACCGTCCGTACGGCAATCGTGACGACCGTGGCGGCCAGGGTGGCCGTCCCTACGGTGACCGTCCGGCCCGTTCGGGTGGGGACCGTCCGTACGGCAATCGTGACGACCGTGGCGGCCAGGGTGGCCGTCCCTACGGTGACCGTCCGGCCCGTTCGGGTGGGGACCGTCCGTACGGCAATCGTGACGACCGTGGCGGCCAGGGTGGCCGTCCCTACGGTGACCGTCCGGCCCGTTCGGGTGGGGACCGTCCGTACGGTAATCGTGACGACCGTGGCGGCCAGGGTGGCCGTCCCTACGGTGACCGTCCGGCCCGTTCGGGTGGGGACCGTCCCTACGGTAATCGTGAGAACCGCGGCGCAGACCGCCCCGTGGTCAACGGACGACGTGAAGACCGCAAGCCCTTTGGTGACCGAGGCCAGCGCGGCTCGGATCGCCCTCATGGCAACCGGGACGACCGCGGTAGCGCCGGCGACGACCGCCGCGACGGCCGTGGGGAACGCCCGGCACGCCAAGGGGGCGACCGCCCGTATAGCAGCCGTCCCCAGGGAGACCGCGAAGGCGGCGGCCCCCGCACACCGCCGCCCCGCAACTCAGCAGACCTGCGCAGCTCGAATCGGGCGGACCGCGCCCGCTCGCCGGAAATTGACCAGGACGTCACCGGTGAAGAGCTCGATAAAGTCACCCGGGCCCAGCTGCGCATCCTGGATTCCCGCAACAACGAATGGGTCTCCAAACACCTGGTCATGGCCGGTCGGCTGATCGACTTTGAGCCGGAGCTGGCCTTCGAGCACGCGCTGGCCGCAAGCCGCCGAGGTGGCCGCCTGGCCTGCGTCCGTGAGGCAGTCGCCATGACCGCCTACGCCGCCGGCAACTACTCGGAAGCGCTTCGGGAATTGCGCACGTACCGCCGCATCAGCGGTTCCAATGTGCACCTGCCGCTCATGGCCGACTGCGAACGCGGGCTGGGACGACCGGACAAGGCACTGGACTTGATCCAGTCGGAAGAAGCCGAAACGCTGGACACTGCCGGCAAGGTGGAACTGGCCATCGTCGAATCCGGTGCCCGTGGCGACCTCGGCGACCTCGACGCCGCACTGTCAGTTTTGGAAATCCCGCAGTTGGACATGAATCGCGCCTTCTCCTTCAGTCCCCGTCTTTTCCGGGCCTACGCCATGGTGCTGCGCGCCGCCGACCGCAAGGCGGAGGCCAAGACGTGGGAACGCCAGGCGCTGGTGGCCGAGGAGGCCCTCGGCCTCGACGACACCACAGACTCGATCATCGTGGACCTGGGCGACGATGAGGACATCCCGCTGGACGCGCCCCGGGTGCGCGTCTCCGATGTCATGGAGCCGGCCGCCGCGCCGGCGTCCGCCGGGCGGGACAATCCCACCAACGAACACGACGAGACCGAAGTGGACGACGCCGAATCGGACTACTTCGAGTCCGACGACGTGGAATCCGACGAAGCCAGCGCGGAAGAGGCCGTAGATCGGCCGGACGCCGAGCTCGATCAGCGGGACGGGGATCTTGGCGAGTCCGAACACCGGGACGAGGACTAGAGCCTTGCCCTCGGAGACCTTGCTGAGCGGTTTTGACGCCGTCCTCGCCGATTTGGACGGCGTGGTATACGCCGGGCCGAACCCCATCCCCGGCGCCATCGACGCGCTGGGGGGACTGGCCGGCGTCGACGTGAAGCTGGGGTACGTGACCAACAACGCCTCACGCACCCCGGCCCACGTGGCGGCGCACCTCCGCGAACTCGGCGCCCCCGCCGAAGACGACCAGGTGGTCAGCTCGGCCCAGGCCGGCGCCGCACTCCTGGCCGGAAAGTTTCCTCAGGGCAGCAAGGTTCTGGTGGTGGGCAGTGCGGCACTGGTCCGCGAGATTGAGCTGGTGGGCATGACGTCCGTGGAAAGCGCGGAGGAACGCCCCGACGTCGTCATCCAGGGCTTTGACCCGCAGCTGGGTTGGCAGGCCCTCGCCGAGGCCGCGTTTGCCATCAACGCGGGCGCCGCGTGGATCGCCACCAACACGGACATGACCATCCCGCAGGACCGGGGCATCGCGCCCGGCAACGGGACGATGGTGGCGGCTGTGCGCGCTGCCGTCGACCACGACCCCCTCGTGGCCGGCAAGCCGGAGGCGCCGCTGTTCCATACGGCGGCCCGGCGCCTGGGCGCACGGAAGCCGTTGGTGGTCGGCGACCGCCTGGACACCGACATCCTCGGCGGCAACAACGCCGGCATGGCCACGGCTCTGGTGCTCACCGGCGTTGACTCCGCGGAATCGGCGCTCGAGGCCAGGTCCGCCGAGCGCCCGCGCTTCATCATCGCCTCGCTCAAGGAGTTGTACCAGCCGTATCCCGAGGTGGAGCACGACGCCGGACGCGTTACCTGCGGTGCCGCTGCCGCGGCCGTGGCGGACGGCGTCCTGACCATCACCGGAAGCCAGGACGACCTAAACGCCTGGCGCGCCGGCTGTGCCGCCTGGTGGGCCGCCGTCCCTGAAACAGACACAGTCACCGGCCCACGGCTGGTGTGGAAAAACCCGGAATAATGAATCGCATGGATGCGGAACTCACAGGCGACCCCGCCGTGGATGCTGTTGTGGCTCGCGCGGGGGAGGCCGCAGGGCTGCCCACCGCCGACCACAGCGGGTTCTACACATCGCTCATGGAACAGTTGCAGCGCGAGCTTGACGCCGACCCCGCAGCACACATTGCTGCCGGCACCGGAACCGGCTCCGCGGCCGGGGCCGATGGCGGGGCCGAATGACCCGGCTCGACCAGGAACTGGTGGACCGCCGGCTGGCCCGCTCCCGCACGTTGGCAGCCGCCCTGATCAAGGCCGGGCGGGTCAGCGTCAATGGCACACCGGCGGCCAAGCCTTCCCTGTCAGTCGGCCCTGATGCCGACATTGACATTGCCCGCGACGCCGGCCCCGACTACGTCTCCCGCGCCGGCCACAAGCTGGCCGGCGCCTTGGCCTGCTTTCCGCAGGTCACTGTCGCCGGCAAACGGTGCTTCGACGCCGGCGCCTCCACCGGTGGCTTCACCGACGTCCTGCTGCGCAACGGCGCCGTCCGCGTGGCCGCCGTCGACGTGGGCCATGGCCAGCTGGTCCAGGAACTGCGCGGGGATCCCCGCGTGGACGTCCATGAAGGCGTCAACATCCGCTACATGGACGCCGCTGAGATCGGCGGACCCGCCGACCTGACAGTGTGCGATCTGTCCTTCATTTCCCTCACCCTGGTCATGGGACCCCTCGCCCTCGCGACACGACCAGGCGGGGACCTCCTGCTCATGGTCA
This genomic stretch from Arthrobacter dokdonellae harbors:
- a CDS encoding SRPBCC domain-containing protein; this translates as MDGIFSHAPKRRSEFAQGNGLEARTAAVLVPVQAEFAFDGFTDGVHLWWPMAAYSGYGSEAHAGFEGRRLIENAPDGREQLWAEVREWLPPSSLGLDWYLAGNPLAPTTLTVKFDPVERGTRVTLVHNGWADGVLGREQYDKYCDWPLILAKYARFMGGAPSLD
- a CDS encoding TlyA family RNA methyltransferase, translated to MTRLDQELVDRRLARSRTLAAALIKAGRVSVNGTPAAKPSLSVGPDADIDIARDAGPDYVSRAGHKLAGALACFPQVTVAGKRCFDAGASTGGFTDVLLRNGAVRVAAVDVGHGQLVQELRGDPRVDVHEGVNIRYMDAAEIGGPADLTVCDLSFISLTLVMGPLALATRPGGDLLLMVKPQFEVGRERLARTGVVSSENERRRAVGQVARSALANGLALRGLGTSALPGQDGNVEYFLWASREVSAGTHKIEEQGRAVEGLLAQLWP
- a CDS encoding HAD-IIA family hydrolase → MPSETLLSGFDAVLADLDGVVYAGPNPIPGAIDALGGLAGVDVKLGYVTNNASRTPAHVAAHLRELGAPAEDDQVVSSAQAGAALLAGKFPQGSKVLVVGSAALVREIELVGMTSVESAEERPDVVIQGFDPQLGWQALAEAAFAINAGAAWIATNTDMTIPQDRGIAPGNGTMVAAVRAAVDHDPLVAGKPEAPLFHTAARRLGARKPLVVGDRLDTDILGGNNAGMATALVLTGVDSAESALEARSAERPRFIIASLKELYQPYPEVEHDAGRVTCGAAAAAVADGVLTITGSQDDLNAWRAGCAAWWAAVPETDTVTGPRLVWKNPE
- a CDS encoding tetratricopeptide repeat protein, translated to MVNGRREDRKPFGDRGQRGSDRPHGNRDDRGSAGDDRRDGRGERPARQGGDRPYSSRPQGDREGGGPRTPPPRNSADLRSSNRADRARSPEIDQDVTGEELDKVTRAQLRILDSRNNEWVSKHLVMAGRLIDFEPELAFEHALAASRRGGRLACVREAVAMTAYAAGNYSEALRELRTYRRISGSNVHLPLMADCERGLGRPDKALDLIQSEEAETLDTAGKVELAIVESGARGDLGDLDAALSVLEIPQLDMNRAFSFSPRLFRAYAMVLRAADRKAEAKTWERQALVAEEALGLDDTTDSIIVDLGDDEDIPLDAPRVRVSDVMEPAAAPASAGRDNPTNEHDETEVDDAESDYFESDDVESDEASAEEAVDRPDAELDQRDGDLGESEHRDED